AGATGCGCGCCTAGCAGACAGCCTTCATCAGACATCGCGGGCGAGGGAGCCGAGTTCCATCCAGTGCCGAGGCCAAGTGACTATCAATTCTATCGCAGCGGCCCGCCGGATCGGACTGTATCTCTGAACGCCATGCCCATCTATATCGGCGCGGCGATGATCGCGGTCGCGATCCTGCTCTCGACGCTGATCACGGGCTTGACCTCCCGCTATGTCGGCCTCGAAGCGCCGACCGACGAGAACATGTGGCTGGTCGACCGCCTCACCGGCAGCGTCTATCGCTGCCAGGCGGAGGGCCGGGGCAGAGCCGCATGCGAGCCCGACGTTGCCACCGGCAGCCTCGGTGACCGGCCCAACGACCGGCCCAAGCCGCCGAAGGACGGCCGCTGAGGTCGTATCGCTTCGCATTGCAGCAAGACAATTTTCTTCTCCACGAAACATTGTCGCGAGAGAATACGTAGTTGCGAAGGCCGGCATGACGCCGGTTTCGTTTTGCTCAAGGAGACTTTTCGATGAAGATCTTGCTCACCGCTGCAGCCTTTATCGCGTTCGCTCTTTCAGCTTCGCCGGCATCCGCCGCGATGATGGCGTGCACCGGCGATAACATGATGAAATCGACGGCCATGATGACCGGCACCGCCGATACGCCCGCCAAGGTGGCCGCGAACAAGGAAATGGCCATGGCCAACACGGACATGAGCAATGGCAAGATGAAGGGCGCCTGTATGCACTACATGAAGGCGCAGAAGGCCATGATGATGAAGTAGGCCTCGGCCACCCCATCCGGCCGCGCTGTCAGCAGATGGCAGCGCGGCTTTTTCTTTGCCACGATCTTTCACCTGTTCTTTTTCCTGGCGCGAATCCCGCTACATTGCGCCTCGCAATGTCCCGCGCACCAAAACCCCTCCCGCTTTCGACGACACAGGCCCGGCAGATCTGGCTGCGCGCCCAGCGGCTCGACACGCGCGCACCGTTTGGCGAGGGCGCGCAGGCCGTCGCGGAGGCGATCGCCCATCTCGGCTATGTGCAGATCGACACCATCAACGTGATCGAGCGCTGCCACCATCACATCCTCTTCAGCCGCATCCCGTCCTATCGCCGCGCCGATCTGCGTGAGGCCCAGAGCGTCGACAGAAGCGTGTTCGAATACTGGACCCATGCGCTGTCCTACGTGCCGTCGAACGATTTTCGTTTCTTCCTGCCGGCGATGCGCGAGCACAAGCGCGAGGGGCACAGATGGTATGCCTCGGTGACGCCGTCCGACACGCGCAAGGTGATGCGGCTGTTGCGGGCCGGCCCGCTGACGATCCGCGACATCGAGGACGACGTGCTCACCGAGAAGGAGCATCTGTGGCAGAGCCGAAAACCCTCGAAGCGGGCACTTCAGCTTGCCTTCTACACCGGCGTCGCGACCGTCAGCGCGCGCCAGGGCATGCTCAAGACCTATGATCTGATGACGCGACATTTCGGCTGGGACAAGGTGCCGAAGCCGGCCTCGGCCAAGGAGATCACGGCCTATCTGCTCGACCGCGCGCTGCGCGCGCAAGGTGTGGTCAGCCTCGATTCGATCTGCCATCTCGATGCGCCGAGCAAGAAGCCGGTGGCAAGCCTGATCGCCGCGCGCGTCCGCCGCGGCGAGCTCGTGCCTGTCGCGGTCGAGGGCGCCGGCAAGCAGGAGCATTGGGCGACGCCCGCGGCGCTCGAGCCTGCCGAGGTATCGCCCGATCTCGTCCACATCCTGTCGCCGTTCGATCCGCTGATCATCCAGCGCAAGCGCACCAATCTCATCTTCGGCTACAACCATCTGTTCGAGGCCTATGTGCCGAAGGCCAAGCGCAAGCTCGGCTATTTCGCGCTGCCCGTGCTGGTCGGCGACGAGATCGTTGCCGCGCTCGATCTCAAGACCGACCGGCAGGCCAAGAAGCTCTTGATGCAGAAATGGACCTGGCTCGGGCAGGGCAAGAAGCTAGCGGGGCGCAAGGAGCTCAAGCAGAAGATCGAGGACGAGCTCGAGCGGTTTGAGCGGTTTCAGCTCGCGGAGTGAGCGTGACCGTCGCCCTGTCTAAGGCCTTTCTTGGAGGTCGCGCGTGCCTCGCGGTTCGCCGCCAAGGTCGGACAGCATATGCGCATACGTGTCCAGCACTTCGTCGGCCGAATAGCCCGAGCGTCGCGCGAACTCCTCGCGCAATTCCAGTCGCGCCGAGACCCTCAGTCGCTCCGCTGTCGCGCTCGTCATGAGGGGATCGAAGCCCAATTCCCGCAGGCCCGCCGCCACGCCGTCCATTTCCACTGCGCGGCGCTCGGCATGCAGCACGTCGGAGCGGACGCACATGTCCAGGAACTTGCTGAAGGTGGTGGCATCCATGGATTGGCAAAGCCCGCGCATGGTTTCACGGCGCACGCCGGCGAGCGTTGCGGCGGTCAGAGCCTCGACCAGCAGCGCTTCCATACCCTTCGTCACCACGCTCCGAAGCATCTTCACGGCCGCTGCCGTCCCGGCTTCGGGGCCGGCCACCTCGATGTGGAAGCCAAATGGCCTGAACGTCTCTGCGAAGCGCTCGGCGCCGCTCCCCGACGTGTAGAGCGGGACTGCGGCGCCATAGAGATCGACCGAGCCCATCAGGTTCGCATCCGCGAACACGCCGCCGCGCGCCTCCACGACCTCGGCGACACGCTTTTTCGTTCTCGGGGTCGCCGCGTTGATGTCCACTACGAGGCAGCCGGGACGCAGAATTCTGGCTATGGCCTCTCCCATCTCGGTCGCGACGGCAACGACAACGGCGGAAAATATTACGTCCGCCTCCGACAGGTCGTCGAGCCGTTCGACCAGCGTGACGCCACATCTGGCCGCGACCGCAAGAAAGGCTTGGGAGTAGGGCGGTGCGTTGGTCTTGCCCTGACAGAATGCGACGATCGGCGCTCCGGTCTGAGCTGCCAGATGCGACGCAAAGCATTGCGCGGCTTCGCCAAATCCAACAAAGGCGACCTTGGGCTGCGGCATGGCTGAAACTTCTCCGGATCGCTCGACGGAAAGGGTGAGGTCTCCGCGCACGGCTTCATCGCGGCCATTGTGCCAAGTTCGGCGCTGGAGTCAATGAACCGGTTCATCGGGCCGGGGACAATCTTACTCCCGTAGTATCGGGGCTGGCCAATATTTCGGCAGATAATGGCCGAAAGACTTGCTTAGAATGGTGAACCGGTTCATGTGGGAGCATGACTTCGCAGACCCGCCGCCCGCAAACCGTGAAAGTCAGGGACGTGGCCCGGGCGGCCGGCGTCGCGGTCGGCACGGTATCCCGTGTACTCAACGATCATCCCACGGTGACCAGAGAGCTGCGCGAGCGCGTCGAAAGGGCCATGGCCGACCTTGGCTATGAGGTTGACGTCACGGCGCAGAGCATGCGCGCGGGACGGTCGCGGCTCGTGGCCTGCGCCATTCGCGACTTCGACATCCCGCGCTTCGCGCTGTTCATCAAGGAGGCCGAGGCGGTCCTGCGCGAGGCCGGATATACCCTGCTTCTGGCGAGCACGACCAACCGCCCCGAAGTCGAGATCTCCTTGCTGCGCGCCTTCCGCAGGCGCCGGGTGGATGGCGTGATGATGACGCTGAGTGATGAGGCGCACCGGGACGTGCGCCAGGCGCTGGCGGAGGCTCCGATGCCGGTCTTGCTCATCGACAGAGACAGCATCGAGGCGCTCGATCGCGTCACGGCCGATCATCGCCTGGGCGCACGCCTTGCGACCAGCCATCTGCTCGGTCTCGGGCACCGGCGGATCGCCATGCTGGTCGGCGATATCAAGGCCTTTCCGTCGCGCAGCCGCTTGGAGGGATTCCGTGAGGCGTATTCGGCGGCGGGCATCACGCCGGATTCGAGACTGTCGGGAGACAATGTGCTCTCGAGCGAAGACGCCTATCGGGCGACGGCGTCGCTCATGAATCTCGCGGATCCTCCGACGGCGCTCTTCGTCGCGGCGATGGACATGCTCGGCGGCTGCCTGAGAGCGCTACGGACCATGCGCATTGCGGTCGGGGACGGGATCTCCGTGGTGACCGGGAGCGATTCCGACCTAGCTGAACTGCATACCCCGCCGATTACCGCGATCGAGTGGGATCTGGCGGCGATGGGCCGCCACGCAGCGACAATGCTGCTGGAGCGGATGCGCGGCGATGAGATCGAACTTGGCCGCGCTCTCATTGTGCCGACGGAGCTGATCATTCGCGGGTCGAGCCGGTCTCTTGCGAACTGAACGTGCTCGCCTGAGGCACGATCCGGTTTGGGGTGACGAAATCCGCGACGCGGACGTCGAGCCAGAGGCCGACCACGACACCGGCGAGGTAGGCAACCAAATTCCACAGCGAGAAGCCCGAGCAGCAGCGCGCCCGCCGTAGTGAGCCGGAACGCGTCGAGCCAGGGGGCATGCACCAGGCGGGTTAACTCGACGACGATCGCTATAGCAGTCGCGATGGCCGCGATCTGCGTCCGCGACAGCCGCGGCAGCAAAACCCCGATCAGCAAGAACACCATCGTCGCCCACAGCAGCGAGCCGCCATACTTCACCACGAAGGCGGGAAGGCCGAGCGGAAAGCCGTATATGCGTAGGGACAGCCCGCAGGCGATCACCACCAGCGCCAGCCCGGCTCGGATCAGCATCTTCCGTCGCAGCGTAATGGTGTTGACTGGCTGCGCTACTTGCATGGCTTCCATTGACTCTTTGCCGACGATGCTGAAAACCGCCTTTTAGCTCACAAAAGCAACAAATCGGGGGAAGCCATGAGCCAGACCACAACCTATATCGGTTCCACGGGAGCCAAGTCGGAAATCGAGACGGCGACCATCCGCGCCATCTCCTGGCGCCTGATCCCGTTCCTGGTGCTGGCCTACTTCTTCTCCTATCTCGATCGCGTCAATCTCGGCTTCGCTGCGCTGACCATGAACGCCGAGTTGAAGTTCACGCCGCTGATCTTCTCTTGGGGTGCCGGCATCTTCTTCATCGGCTATTTCATCTTCGAGGTGCCGAGCAATCTGGCGCTGGAGAGGTTTGGCGCCAGCCGCTGGATCGCCCGCATCATGGTGACGTGGGGCATCATCTCGGCGATGATGGCGCTGGTGAACGGCGTGACGAGCTTCTACGTCCTGCGCTTCCTGCTCGGCGTAGCGGAAGCCGGCTTCTTTCCCGGCATCATCCTCTATCTCACCTATTGGTATCCGGCCGAATATCGCGGCCGCTTCCTCGCGGCCTTCGCGATTGCCGTGCCGGTCTCGACCGTGATCGGCGCGCCGATCTCGGGCCTTTTGCTCGGGCTCGACGGCGCGATGGGGCTGAAGGGCTGGCAGTGGCTGTTCGTTCTCGAGGGCATTCCCTCGGTGCTGCTCGGCATCGTCACCTGGTTCTACCTCACCGACCGGCCGGAGAAGGCGGACTGGCTCTCGGCCGAGCAGAAAGCCTGGCTCAAGGCCCGGCTCGATTCCGAAATCGCAATCAAACAGGCGGTAAAGCACCCCTCGCTCGGCGAAGCGCTCGTCGCCGAAGGTGATCGCGCTCAGCCTGATCTATTTCGGCTTCGTCGGCGCGCTCTATGGCATGCAGTTCTGGTTGCCGCAGATCGTCAAGGCGTTCGGCCTGACCAACGCCCAGACCGGCTTCGTCACCGCGATCCCCTATCTGTTCGGCACCGTCGCCATGATCCTGTGGGCGCGGCATTCGGATGCCACGCGCGAGCGCGTGATGCATGTCGGCGCCCCGCTGCTGCTCACCGCGGTCGCGCTCGCCGTCTCCAGCTCCCTCACCGATCCCACCATGACGATGGTGGTGCTGACGGTCGCCGCGATCGGGGTGTTCTGCTGCTTCGGCGTGTTCTGGACCCTGCCGACCGCCTGGCTCTCCGGCACGGCCGCTGCCGGCGCCATCGCGCTGATCAATTCGGTCGGCAACCTCGCCGGCTTCGGCGGGCCCTATCTGATCGGCTGGGTCAAGGAAGCCACCGGCCAGACCTCGACCGGCCTTCTGGTGCTCGCGGTGCTGCCGCTATTGGCCGGCATCCTGGCCTTCATCGGCGGCCACGAGAGCAAGCACGAGTTCGCCGAACGGGGGCGGTGAAGTTTGGCTGTCATTTCTGGGTTGGTCCTTTGGACCATCCCGGAAGGACGCCGCTGCGACGAGCGTGCGGATGGCTAATCTGCGCGGGTGGCTTTTTGTGAGCCGGCCAACCCGAGAAACACCAGCAGAGCCCGGTTGAGGCGCAAGAGATCCTCATCATCGAGGCGCCCGATCAGTGCCCCCATCTTGGATTTCGGCACCGTGGTGATCTTGTCGACCATCAGGTGGCAAGTCACTCGGAGTCCGTTGCGATCGTCCGGTTCGACCTGCAACCTGAAGAGCGGCGCCTGAGTTTCGTATGTTGTTATTGGGCAAACCGTAATCGATTCTGTTGCGTCAAAATCGTCGTCCTGCACGACAACGACCGGACGTGGTTTCCCCGCGTAGTCCTTTCCGCCGGCTGCTGTCCAAACCTGGCCTCTCTGCATAGGTCGATAAACCGCCATCCTGTGGGAGCGAGTTTGAGTCGAAGTCTGCTGAAAAATGTTTCGCGCCCGAGGTCCTGCCGACTAGATTCCGCCCTCTACTCACAGGTTATTCGATCTCACCAGGCCAGTCGGATATCGCATCGACGAAGGCTTGATCCTCATATTCATGAGGGCTCGATGCGGCCGCCAGTGACTGGCGATGGGCTTCCGCCTTGAAGGACGCTGAGCGCACGTCAGGGACCCATATCTGGATCGGGCGGAGTCCTTGCGCGCGAAGCCGCTCTCGATGCTCGCGGACCTTCGCCCGCGACGACTTTGACTTGGACGAGGACGGCATAGGTCTCTCCATTCGGTTACATGTAACCATATCAAAACAGGCGAGCTCGGCCAATGGTCGATGACTTACCACCCCTTAACGATCACGCTTTCCTGATGACTGACGATTATTGACTTTTATCAGTGATTAGTCGACATTCCTCTCATTGCAGACGCAGGAGTGTCCTCCGATGTTCGTTCGGTCCGTTTTGTCCAGCTATTCCAGGCTCTTGGCGGGTGTGTCGCTGGCCCTGATGGCCGCTGCGCTGGCCGGGTGTAATGATACCGTGGCGCAAAAAGCCGAGCCGCCGCGGCCGGTCCTGGTCGCGACCGCCCATTATGATGCCGAGACCCCGGAGCGCAGCTTCGTCGGCACCGTCAGGCCCCGGATCGAGAGCGATCTCGGCTTCCGCGTCGCCGGCAAGGTCGCTAAGCGTCTCGTGGAAGTCGGCCAGACCGTCGAGATCGGACAGCCGCTCGCCACCCTCGACGAGGTCGATCTGAAACTGCAGGCCGAGCAGGCCGTCGCCGAGCAGACCGCCGCCACCGGCGTGCTGGCCCAGGCTGCCGCGGCCGAACAGCGTGCCAAGGATTTGAAGGCCAAGGGCTGGACCACCGACGCGGCCATGGATTCGAGCCGCGCCGCCGCCGACGAGGCACGTGCGCGCCTCGACCGCGCCGTCCGCTCGGTCGAGCTGACCAAGAATTCTCTTTCCTACGCGACGCTCAATGCCGACGCCCGTGGCGTCGTCACCGCAACGCTGATCGAGCCCGGCCAGGTGGTTGCCGCAGGCCAGACCTCGATCCGTGTCGCCCGCTTTGCCGAAAAGGAAGCGGTCGTCGCGATCCCTGAGACGCTGGTCGGACGTGCCAAGTCGGGCGCCGCCAGCGTCACTCTTTGGTCGGAGCCGGACAAGAAATATACGGCGAAGCTCCGCGAGATCGCGCCCACCGCGGATTCCGCGACGCGCACTTATCTCGCAAAGTTCTCGCTGCCCGAAGCCGACGACAAGGTTTCGCTCGGCATGACGGCGACGCTGACGCTGTCGGACGCCGCCACCGAGCGTGTCGCGCGGCTGCCGCTGTCGGCGCTGTTCAACGAAGGCGGCAAGCCGTCCTTCTACGTCGTCGACGACAATGGCGCGGTCACGCTCAAGCCTGTCGCGGTGAAGTCCTACGACAGCAACGACGTCGTCATCACCAGCGGTGTCGACGAGGGCGCCAAGATCGTCACGCTCGGCGTGCAGAAGCTCGATCCCGGCCAGAAGGTGCGGGTCGTGTCGTCACTGTCCTTTTAGTTGGTGTCATTTCCGGGTCTGGTCCTTCGGACCATCCCGGAATGACAAAAGAAGTACCAGTTACGTCGTGTGAGGTGAGTTTCGGCCTTTGCCCCTACGCAAAGGCTGAAGCGGCGAAGCGATCCAGAATCTGCCCAGCCCCCTGGATTGCTTCGCTGCCTCGCGACGACGCCTTGAACAGAGCGGCTGTCGTTTTTGGCAATTGGATCGTTTTTCCGGAGAGAGCGATGAAGCGCTTCAACCTTTCGGCCTGGGCCGTCAGCCATCCGACGCTGGTCCTGTTCTTGATGCTCGTGCTCGGCGTCGCCGGCTTCTTCTCCTATCAGAAGCTCGGCCGCGCCGAGGATCCGTTCTTCACCGTGAAGGTGGTCAACGTCTCCGTGATGTGGCCAGGCGCGACGGCACAGGAGATGCAGACCCAGGTCGCGGATCCCATCGAGAAGAAGATCCAGGAGCTGCCTTACTTCGAGAAGGTGCAGACCTATTCCAAGCCCGGCTTCACGGCGCTCCAGGTCACCTTCCGCGACTCCACGCCGCCGAAGGACGTGCCGTACCTCTTCTATCTGCTGCGCAAGAAGCTGGTCGACGTGCAGGGCCAGTTGCCGGCAGGCATTCTGGGACCGGTCGTCAACGACGAATTCTCCGACGTCGACTCCATCCTTTACATGATGACCGGCGACGGCGCCGACTACGCCCAGCTCAAGAAGGTCTCGGAAGGTTTCCGTCAGCGCCTGCTGAAGGTGCCCGGCGTGACCAAGGTCGACGTCTACGGCAATCAGGACGAGCGCATCTTCGTCGAATTTTCGCATGCGAAGCTCGCCACGCTCGGCATCACGCCGCAGGCGCTGTTCGACTCGCTCGCCAAGCAGAACAACGTGACGCCGGCCGGTACTGTCGAGACCTCGTCGCAGCGCGTGCCGCTGCGCGTCACCGGTGCGCTCGACGGCGCCAAGGCTGTGGCCGAGACCCCGGTCGAGAGCAACGGCCGCGTATTCCGCCTCGGCGACATCGCCACCGTCACCCACGGCTATGTCGATCCGCCGAGCTTCGTGGTGCGCCAGGAAGGCAAGCCCGCGATCGGCATCGGCGTCGTCACCGCCAAGGGTGCCAACATCCTCGACCTCGGCAAGGAGGTCGAGAAGGCGACGGCTGAGTTCATGAAGGCGGTGCCGCAGGGCGTCGACGTCAACCTGATTGCCGACCAGCCCAAGGTGGTCGAGCACGCCGTCGGCGAGTTCGTGCACTCCTTCATGGAAGCGCTCGTCATCGTGCTGTTCGTCTCGTTCCTGGCACTGGGCTGGCGCACCGGCATCGTGGTCGCGCTGTCCGTGCCGCTGGTGCTCGGCATCGTCTTCATCGTCATGAACACGATGTCGCTCGACCTGCACCGCATCACGCTGGGTGCGCTGATCATCGCGCTCGGCCTGCTGGTCGATGACGCCATCATCGCGGTCGAGATGATGGTGGTGAAGATGGAGCAGGGCTGGGATCGTTTTCGCGCGGCGTCGTTTGCCTGGGAATCCACTGCGTTTCCGATGCTCACGGGAACGCTGGTCACGGCCGCTGGCTTCCTCCCCATCGGCTTTGCCAATTCCGCGGTCGGCGAATATGCCGGCAGCATCTTCTGGATCGTGGCGATCGCGCTGGTCGCCTCCTGGTTCGTGGCGGTGATCTTCACGCCCTATATCGGCGTCATGCTGCTGCCCAACATCAAGGTGCACCACAACCACGATCCGCATGCGGTCTACGAGACCCGCATGTACCGGGGCCTGCGCGCTATCGTGCAATGGTGCGTCAACCACCGCATCACCGTGGTGGCCGCGACCGTCGGCGTCTTCATCGCTTCCATCGTCGGCTTCGGCCATGTTCAGCAGCAGTTCTTCCCGCTGTCGGAACGGCCTGAGCTGTTCCTGCAGTTGCGCCTGCCCGAGGGCACCGCCTTCAACGTCACCGAGAAGGCGGTGAAGAAGGCCGAGACGCTGCTGAAGGACGACAAGGATATCGAAACCTATACGTCTTACGTCGGCCAGGGCTCGCCGCGCTTCTGGCTTGGTCTCAACCCGCAGCTGCCGAACGAGGCCTTTGCCGAGATCGTCATCGTCGCCAAGGGGGTCGAGGCGCGCGAACGGGTCAAGGCCAAGATCGAGGGCGCGGTTGCCGACGGCATGCTGACCGAAGCGCGCGTACGCGTCGACCGCTTCAATTTCGGTCCGCCGGTCGGCTTCCCCGTGCAGTTCCGCGTGATCGGCCCCGACGCCAACAAGGTGCGCGAGATCGCCTACCAGGTTCGCGACGTCATGCGGCAGAACAAGAGCGTGAAGGACGTCCAGCTCGACTGGAACGAGCAGTCGCCCTACCTCAAGCTCGTCGTCGACCAGGATCGCGCCCGCGCCATGGGTCTCACCCCGCAGGACGTCTCCCAGGCGCTGTCCATGCTGATTTCGGGTGCGCAGGTCACGACCGTGCGTGATGGCATCGAGAAGGTCGGCGTGGTTGCGCGAGCGATCCCGTCCGAGCGTCTCGATCTCGGCGGCGTCGGCGATCTCACCATCACTTCGAAGAACGGCGTCGCCGTGCCGCTGCAGCAGATCGCCAAGATCGAGTATGCCCACGAGGAGCCGATCATGTGGCGGCGTAACCGCGACATGGCGATCACTGTGCGCTCCGACGTCGTCGACGGGGTGCAGGCGCCCGACGTCACCAGCCAGATCACGCCGAAGCTGCAGCAGATCAAGGACTACCTCGAGCCGGCCTACCGCATCGAGCCGGGTGGCGCGTTCGAGGAATCCGCCAAGGGCAATGCCTCGATCTTCATCCTCTTCCCGGTGATGGTCATGGTGATGCTGACGCTGCTGATGATCCAGCTGCAGAGCTTCTCGCGCCTGTTCCTGGTGTTCCTGACCGCGCCGCTCGGCATCGTCGGCGCCTCTTTCGGCCTCAACGTCGCCAATGCCCCGTTTGGCTTCGTGGCGCTGCTCGGCCTGATTGCGCTCGCCGGCATGATCATGCGCAACGCGGTCATCCTGGTCGACCAGATCGAGACCGACGTCTCGCACGGCCTGACCCGGCGCGAGGCGATCGTGGAAGCAACCGTTCGCCGCGCCCGTCCGGTGGTGCTGACGGCGCTTGCCGCCATCCTCGCCATGATCCCGCTGTCGCGCTCGGCCTTCTGGGGCCCGATGGCGATCACGATCATGGGAGGCTTGTTCGTGGCGACCTTCCTGACGCTGCTGTACCTGCCGGGCCTCTATGCCCTGTGGTTCAGGAAGAGCCTGGACGAGGCGGGGACGCCGGAGCAGCCTGCCGCGCCGCAGCATGGGAGCGATGACGAGCACGCAATTCCGCTTGCTGAAGCGGCTGAATAAATGAGAAGACTACCGATGAACGAGTCCTGAAACATGACACTGGTTGCGGAACATATCGAAGGCGACACCCGGGACCGTATTCTCGAGGTGGCCGAGCGGCTGTTCCGCGTAATCGGCTATCAGAAGACCACGGTCGGGGACATCGCCAAAGAGCTCCGGATGAGCCCCGCCAACGTCTATCGCTTCTTCGAATCGAAGAAGGCGATTCACCAGGCGGTGGCACGGGGGTTGATGGGCGAGGTCGAGCTGGAAGCGCAGCGGATCGTGGCGAAGCCGGGTCCGGTCAAGGAGCGCTTCCGCGAGCTGCTCACCACCATCCACCGCATGAACACCGAGCGCTATGTCGGTGATTCCAAGCTGCACGAGATGGTCGAGATCGCGATGCAGGAAGACTGGGACGTCTGCGTCACCCATATGGAGTGCATCGCCGGCGTGATCGGCCAGATGATCGCGCAAGGCGCGGCCACCGGCGAGTTCGAGGCGCCCGACCTGCAGCTGGCATCGCTATGCGCCTGCACCGCCATGATGCGCTTCTTCCACCCCCAGATGATCGCCCAGTGCGCCACCAAGCCGGGCCCGAGCATCGACCAGATGATCGATTTCGTCATCGCGGGTCTGTCGCCGCACCACTGACGGGCGGCCGAGTTTCCCCTATAAGCACACCTGTCGTCATTCCGGGGCGCGCGCACCGGAGTTCGATGCTTTGCATCGCCCCGGAATGACGCAAAGTGGAGCGCTAGCGTGACCGACAAAGACCTGTACTTCTACGAGCCCGCCAAGGGCCACGGCCTCAAGCACGATCCCTTCAACGCCATCATCGCGCCGCGGCCGATCGGCTGGATTTCCTCGCGCGACACCAGGGGCCACGTCAACCTCGCGCCCTACAGCTTCTTCAACGCCTTCGCTTACGTGCCGCCGATCATCGGCTTCTCCTCCACCAACTGGAAGGACTCGGTTGAGAACATCCAGCAGACCGGCGAATTCGTCTGGAATCTCGCCACGATGGATCTCGCCAGGCACATGAACGCGACCGCCGCGCATGTCGCGCCTGAGGTCGACGAGTTCGAGATCGCGGGCCTCACCGCCGTGCCGGGCAAGCTCGTCAACGTGCCGCGCGTCGGCGAAAGCCCGGTCGCCTTTGAATGCAAGGTCTCCGACATCGTCCGCCTCAAAGGCGCCGACGGCAAGGAGGCCGACGCCTGGTTGACGCTCGGCGAGGTCGTCGCCGTCCACATCGACAGGGCCATGATCAAGGACGGCGTCTACCAGACCGCCGCCGC
This portion of the Bradyrhizobium diazoefficiens genome encodes:
- a CDS encoding type II toxin-antitoxin system PemK/MazF family toxin; this encodes MQRGQVWTAAGGKDYAGKPRPVVVVQDDDFDATESITVCPITTYETQAPLFRLQVEPDDRNGLRVTCHLMVDKITTVPKSKMGALIGRLDDEDLLRLNRALLVFLGLAGSQKATRAD
- a CDS encoding NAD(P)-dependent oxidoreductase, which codes for MRGDLTLSVERSGEVSAMPQPKVAFVGFGEAAQCFASHLAAQTGAPIVAFCQGKTNAPPYSQAFLAVAARCGVTLVERLDDLSEADVIFSAVVVAVATEMGEAIARILRPGCLVVDINAATPRTKKRVAEVVEARGGVFADANLMGSVDLYGAAVPLYTSGSGAERFAETFRPFGFHIEVAGPEAGTAAAVKMLRSVVTKGMEALLVEALTAATLAGVRRETMRGLCQSMDATTFSKFLDMCVRSDVLHAERRAVEMDGVAAGLRELGFDPLMTSATAERLRVSARLELREEFARRSGYSADEVLDTYAHMLSDLGGEPRGTRDLQERP
- a CDS encoding antitoxin MazE family protein, coding for MVTCNRMERPMPSSSKSKSSRAKVREHRERLRAQGLRPIQIWVPDVRSASFKAEAHRQSLAAASSPHEYEDQAFVDAISDWPGEIE
- a CDS encoding winged helix-turn-helix domain-containing protein, with the translated sequence MSRAPKPLPLSTTQARQIWLRAQRLDTRAPFGEGAQAVAEAIAHLGYVQIDTINVIERCHHHILFSRIPSYRRADLREAQSVDRSVFEYWTHALSYVPSNDFRFFLPAMREHKREGHRWYASVTPSDTRKVMRLLRAGPLTIRDIEDDVLTEKEHLWQSRKPSKRALQLAFYTGVATVSARQGMLKTYDLMTRHFGWDKVPKPASAKEITAYLLDRALRAQGVVSLDSICHLDAPSKKPVASLIAARVRRGELVPVAVEGAGKQEHWATPAALEPAEVSPDLVHILSPFDPLIIQRKRTNLIFGYNHLFEAYVPKAKRKLGYFALPVLVGDEIVAALDLKTDRQAKKLLMQKWTWLGQGKKLAGRKELKQKIEDELERFERFQLAE
- a CDS encoding efflux RND transporter periplasmic adaptor subunit → MFVRSVLSSYSRLLAGVSLALMAAALAGCNDTVAQKAEPPRPVLVATAHYDAETPERSFVGTVRPRIESDLGFRVAGKVAKRLVEVGQTVEIGQPLATLDEVDLKLQAEQAVAEQTAATGVLAQAAAAEQRAKDLKAKGWTTDAAMDSSRAAADEARARLDRAVRSVELTKNSLSYATLNADARGVVTATLIEPGQVVAAGQTSIRVARFAEKEAVVAIPETLVGRAKSGAASVTLWSEPDKKYTAKLREIAPTADSATRTYLAKFSLPEADDKVSLGMTATLTLSDAATERVARLPLSALFNEGGKPSFYVVDDNGAVTLKPVAVKSYDSNDVVITSGVDEGAKIVTLGVQKLDPGQKVRVVSSLSF
- a CDS encoding LacI family DNA-binding transcriptional regulator; this translates as MTSQTRRPQTVKVRDVARAAGVAVGTVSRVLNDHPTVTRELRERVERAMADLGYEVDVTAQSMRAGRSRLVACAIRDFDIPRFALFIKEAEAVLREAGYTLLLASTTNRPEVEISLLRAFRRRRVDGVMMTLSDEAHRDVRQALAEAPMPVLLIDRDSIEALDRVTADHRLGARLATSHLLGLGHRRIAMLVGDIKAFPSRSRLEGFREAYSAAGITPDSRLSGDNVLSSEDAYRATASLMNLADPPTALFVAAMDMLGGCLRALRTMRIAVGDGISVVTGSDSDLAELHTPPITAIEWDLAAMGRHAATMLLERMRGDEIELGRALIVPTELIIRGSSRSLAN
- a CDS encoding efflux RND transporter permease subunit, encoding MKRFNLSAWAVSHPTLVLFLMLVLGVAGFFSYQKLGRAEDPFFTVKVVNVSVMWPGATAQEMQTQVADPIEKKIQELPYFEKVQTYSKPGFTALQVTFRDSTPPKDVPYLFYLLRKKLVDVQGQLPAGILGPVVNDEFSDVDSILYMMTGDGADYAQLKKVSEGFRQRLLKVPGVTKVDVYGNQDERIFVEFSHAKLATLGITPQALFDSLAKQNNVTPAGTVETSSQRVPLRVTGALDGAKAVAETPVESNGRVFRLGDIATVTHGYVDPPSFVVRQEGKPAIGIGVVTAKGANILDLGKEVEKATAEFMKAVPQGVDVNLIADQPKVVEHAVGEFVHSFMEALVIVLFVSFLALGWRTGIVVALSVPLVLGIVFIVMNTMSLDLHRITLGALIIALGLLVDDAIIAVEMMVVKMEQGWDRFRAASFAWESTAFPMLTGTLVTAAGFLPIGFANSAVGEYAGSIFWIVAIALVASWFVAVIFTPYIGVMLLPNIKVHHNHDPHAVYETRMYRGLRAIVQWCVNHRITVVAATVGVFIASIVGFGHVQQQFFPLSERPELFLQLRLPEGTAFNVTEKAVKKAETLLKDDKDIETYTSYVGQGSPRFWLGLNPQLPNEAFAEIVIVAKGVEARERVKAKIEGAVADGMLTEARVRVDRFNFGPPVGFPVQFRVIGPDANKVREIAYQVRDVMRQNKSVKDVQLDWNEQSPYLKLVVDQDRARAMGLTPQDVSQALSMLISGAQVTTVRDGIEKVGVVARAIPSERLDLGGVGDLTITSKNGVAVPLQQIAKIEYAHEEPIMWRRNRDMAITVRSDVVDGVQAPDVTSQITPKLQQIKDYLEPAYRIEPGGAFEESAKGNASIFILFPVMVMVMLTLLMIQLQSFSRLFLVFLTAPLGIVGASFGLNVANAPFGFVALLGLIALAGMIMRNAVILVDQIETDVSHGLTRREAIVEATVRRARPVVLTALAAILAMIPLSRSAFWGPMAITIMGGLFVATFLTLLYLPGLYALWFRKSLDEAGTPEQPAAPQHGSDDEHAIPLAEAAE